In Cherax quadricarinatus isolate ZL_2023a chromosome 15, ASM3850222v1, whole genome shotgun sequence, the following proteins share a genomic window:
- the LOC128692030 gene encoding uncharacterized protein, producing the protein MTDTEGNAILGSPRPHGHNDDMQSAPANNDGRTNFLNTSTEDAKNSDFRDGDINYVNSTPDRVNMSRWAKRGRKEMLSESVIIKTSKVPTLEGRISGESDSSNRNERLASPESLSSVAPERSAGRGNRRLSDNFNINTRNSLYGSSNIAMSRVKNSFNLSDCSLMNPGSAPTLNTARDFNSESATSNTTGVDVLESAIPSTSGVGVLDSNHQDTEFKRNNFSRNSSSFQTSVQLRNKTCGNENMLTAWPSSQLDLVKRRSAEISELRHVLEDKIKGQNPRYSSLSSIINGSSGRRLKSELLTSNKRSSSVYGHLHRDNVRQEKDKVSSSCLQRNDYSVTSSAVRLRQDNKQPASSTSRNSQKLKYLMNDQKKSSPFSDKKINEPLLCQRCSSPINSSPRQVPQKNISYVENEETTSQDHTPIGSLGPKTSTSSDSTRHSEDTERVTSSGSAETGETRINYYPNCDPCIWIRSCTTEVTQPLSGVKTGVIPTWLRGALLRNGPGRIQVGEYQYNHVFDGSALLHRFHFSDGLVTYQNKFLESRSYLKDTRAQRIVVNYFGTRAHPDPCATIMQNITSKFTLEDHFTDNAQISLYPYGDGLYALTETPFIYRIDPDTLNTHEKVNLTNHIAVFTHTAHPHVDRDGTVYNIGQGVGPMGPKYHICMFPKNKIDSKGRVRTPFQRARVVASVAARWRLNPCYMHSFAITDNYWVLIEQPLVVSVSKILRVLIKHDALIDALQWWEKETKIHVVSRETGTVTNTQYVTETFFFLHTINAYEDSDHIVLDIASYKNAEMLQCMFVEALKNAAYDPTFAQMFRGRPKRWVLPLHPNKNAEPNANLISLPNTSCHARWAKKNLVYVTPELIVDIGCEVPRIHYDEHNGRHYRYFYAICSDVDHRSPGTLVKADVVNKTHLEWSEHNVYPSEPIFVPTPGAQREDDGVVLSALLRAKGLDQQVCILVLDACTFTEVGRVEFTAPGPVPKCLHGWWVQEGTLTVHTHKDTQKTNTKNKQGTSTKDKQGTNTEDKQGANTEDKQGTNTKDKQESNTEDKQGTNTKGKQGTNTKDKQGTSTKDTKGTKTFTRKRVA; encoded by the exons ATGACGGATACTGAAGGAAATGCTATCCTCGGCAGCCCTCGACCGCATGGACACAATGATGATATGCAAAGCGCACCCGCAAACAACGATGGACGAACTAATTTTCTAAACACTTCTACAGAGGACGCGAAGAATTctgacttcagagatggtgacaTAAATTATGTCAACAGCACCCCTGACCGTGTGAACATGTCTAGGTGGGCGAAGAGAGGCCGCAAAGAAATGCTTTCAGAATCTGTAATTATTAAAACATCGAAGGTCCCCACCCTAGAAGGAAGGATATCTGGTGAATCGGATAGCTCAAACCGGAATGAGAGGCTTGCTTCACCAGAATCTCTAAGCTCGGTTGCTCCAGAACGCAGCGCAGGCAGAGGTAATAGGAGACTTTCTGATAATTTTAATATTAATACGAGAAACTCACTTTACGGATCGTCAAATATCGCTATGTCACGTGTCAAGAATTCTTTTAACCTCTCGGATTGTTCACTGATGAACCCAGGGTCAGCCCCTACTCTCAACACTGCTCGAGATTTCAATAGTGAAAGTGCCACATCAAATACTACTGGTGTGGATGTACTAGAAAGTGCTATACCAAGTACTTCAGGTGTTGGTGTGCTAGACAGCAATCATCAAGATACTGAGTTTAAGAGAAATAATTTCTCAAGGAACTCTTCCAGTTTCCAGACTTCTGTACAATTACGTAATAAAACGTGTGGAAATGAAAACATGCTCACAGCCTGGCCTTCCTCGCAGCTAGATCTTGTGAAAAGACGCAGTGCTGAGATTTCTGAACTTCGTCATGTTCTAGAGGATAAGATCAAAGGCCAAAACCCACGCTATAGCAGCCTTAGCAGCATCATAAACGGGTCCAGTGGGCGCAGGCTTAAATCGGAGCTTTTAACCAGTAACAAACGGTCTTCAAGTGTATATGGACACTTGCATAGAGACAACGTACGCCAAGAAAAGGATAAAGTGTCGTCTAGCTGTCTGCAACGAAACGATTATAGTGTCACCTCCAGCGCAGTTCGTCTCCGACAAGACAATAAACAACCAGCATCTTCCACCTCCAGGAACTCCCAGAAGCTCAAATACCTTATGAATGATCAGAAAAAGTCTTCCCCATTCAGTGATAAAAAGATCAACGAACCTCTCCTCTGTCAGAGGTGTTCCAGTCCAATCAATAGTAGCCCACGCCAGGTTCCCCAAAAAAATATTTCATATGTGGAGAATGAAGAGACTACATCCCAGGACCACACTCCCATCGGCTCGCTAGGGCCCAAGACTTCTACGTCGTCTGACAGTACCAGACACAGTGAGGATACCGAGAGAGTTACTTCTTCAG GGTCAGCAGAGACAGGAGAGACAAGAATCAACTATTACCCCAATTGTGATCCATGCATTTGGATTCGCTCGTGCACCACCGAGGTCACTCAGCCTCTCTCCGGCGTCAAGACAG GTGTGATCCCAACCTGGCTTCGAGGCGCTCTCTTACGCAACGGTCCTGGGCGCATCCAGGTGGGAGAGTATCAATATAACCACGTCTTCGACGGCTCGGCACTGCTACACAG GTTCCACTTTAGTGATGGTCTGGTGACTTATCAAAATAAGTTCCTTGAGAGTCGCAGCTACCTGAAGGACACTAGAGCTCAACGTATCGTTGTCAACTATTTTGGTACTCGAGCTCACCCTGATCCCTGTGCCACTATAATGCAAAA catcaccagcaaGTTCACCCTGGAGGACCACTTCACAGACAACGCTCAGATCAGCCTCTACCCGTACGGTGACGGTCTCTACGCCCTCACAGAGACGCCTTTCATCTACCGTATTGATCCTGATACCCTCAACACCCACGAGAAG GTGAATCTGACCAACCACATCGCTGTGTTTACCCACACCGCTCACCCACACGTGGACAGGGATGGCACAGTGTACAACATCGGCCAGGGAGTTGGGCCCATGGGTCCAAAATATCATATCTGCATGTTTCCAAAAAACAAGATAGACTCCAAAG GTAGGGTGAGGACACCGTTCCAGCGAGCACGGGTGGTGGCGTCCGTGGCTGCCCGCTGGCGACTCAACCCCTGCTACATGCATTCTTTCGCCATAACTGACAATTACTGGGTTCTCATAGAGCAGCCACTAGTTGTATCCGTCTCGAAGATCCTCCGAGTTTTGATAAAGCATGACGCACTCATCGATGCTCTCCAGTGGTGGGAAAAGGAG ACTAAGATCCACGTGGTGAGTCGTGAAACAGGaactgtcaccaacacacagtatgtcactgagaCCTTCTTCTTCCTGCACACCATCAACGCCTACGAGGACAGCGACCACATCGTGCTCGACATTGCCTCCTACAAGAACGCCGAGATGCTGCAGTGTATGTTCGTCGAGGCGCTCAAG AACGCCGCCTATGACCCGACATTCGCCCAGATGTTTCGAGGCCGGCCCAAGAGATGGGTGCTGCCCCTCCACCCTAACAAGAACGCTGAGCCCAATGCTAATCTCATCAGCCTTCCTAATACCAGCTGCCACGCACGCTGGGCCAAGAAGAACCTCGTCTACGTCACACCAGAACTTATTGTGGACATTGGATGTGAG GTGCCAAGAATCCACTACGACGAACACAACGGCCGCCATTACCGGTACTTCTACGCTATTTGCAGTGATGTTGATCACCGGAGCCCCGGCACG CTGGTGAAGGCAGACGTGGTGAACAAGACCCACCTGGAGTGGAGTGAACACAATGTGTATCCCTCGGAGCCTATCTTCGTACCTACACCTGGAGCTCAG CGGGAAGATGATGGTGTTGTGCTGTCAGCTCTGCTGCGAGCCAAGGGTCTGGACCAACAGGTGTGCATCCTGGTCCTGGACGCCTGCACCTTCACAGAGGTGGGTCGAGTGGAGTTCACTGCTCCTGGACCTGTACCTAAGTGTCTGCACGGCTGGTGGGTCCAGGAAGGCACCCTCACCGTCCACACTCACAAGGATACACAAAAAACTAACACCAAGAACAAGCAAGGAACTAGCACCAAAGACAAGCAAGGAACTAACACCGAGGATAAGCAAGGAGCTAACACCGAGGATAAGCAAGGAACTAACACCAAGGATAAGCAAGAAAGTAACACCGAGGATAAGCAAGGAACTAACACCAAGGGCAAGCAAGGAACTAACACCAAGGATAAGCAAGGAACTAGTACCAAGGACACAAAAGGAACTAAAACATTTACACGTAAACGTGTAGCGTAG